In the genome of Aspergillus luchuensis IFO 4308 DNA, chromosome 2, nearly complete sequence, one region contains:
- a CDS encoding putative MFS transporter (COG:G;~EggNog:ENOG410PNE5;~InterPro:IPR011701,IPR036259;~PFAM:PF07690;~TransMembrane:12 (i48-68o117-136i148-167o179-199i211-233o239-259i348-372o392-410i422-439o445-467i479-505o511-534i);~go_function: GO:0022857 - transmembrane transporter activity [Evidence IEA];~go_process: GO:0055085 - transmembrane transport [Evidence IEA]) has translation MPLESNETLDREDAPFLASGQRPSSPVEEESGPSDAEKEHLRKTRLRLMLTLFAMILAVEVGICMSNGPVTRIYESIACREYYAQYDPTQIGADGEVQEELCKVKAVQQDLAAVKGYMEFFDGILSAVLAIPYGLLADRRGRKSTICLSIPGFALNCIIQLVVMWRPDVFPLRTVWASSLAWLFGGGPVVAFAIIWTMMSDVSTEEERAAIFFRFGVASMGADFASSAASSWLMALDPWLPLLLGWGLAVVGMFFALSLPETMRVGSSQPSWKQPSMEMSQVSPGNAEYKEVPSKEQEHEVLSDEETLQGEEASFTAKAARPTFFASAKQRSRAYFAPYSFIFRNKQIMLLLTAFLVYRLSRGSSWFLVQYISTRYKWTLAEANFLMSFKPALTIPLFLFILPAISRQLLKTMKPTQKDLQLMRISIGLLAVGTLGIGLSPSVAMLIPSLLVQTSGSGFVFLTRALITTLVNREETARLFTIIEVLQSVGNVIASLSITTVFQIGLELGGAWIGLAWMMTATAFTLVGVAIWMFRIPSRQSDDKVEEENVVF, from the exons ATGCCTCTTGAGTCCAATGAAACCCTCGATCGCGAGGATGCCCCGTTCCTCGCCTCGGGTCAAaggccctcctccccagtGGAAGAGGAGTCTGGCCCGTCGGATGCAGAGAAAGAACACCTTCGGAAAACTCGCCTTCGCTTAATGTTGACCCTTTTTGCCATGATCTTGGCCGTCGAAGTCGGCATCTGCATGTCCAACGGCCCCGTCACCCGTATATACGAGTCCATCGCCTGTCGAGAATACTACGCGCAATATGATCCCACCCAGATTGGGGCCGACGGCGAGGTCCAGGAGGAATTGTGCAAAGTTAAAGCGGTCCAGCAGGATCTGGCTGCAGTGAAGGGCTATATGGAGTTCTTCGATGGCATTCTGA GTGCTGTGCTAGCAATTCCATACGGCTTGTTGGCTGATCGACGGGGCCGGAAATCCACCATCTGTCTGAGCATTCCCGGTTTCGCCCTGAACTGCATTATTCAGCTGGTGGTTATGTGGCGCCCAGACGTCTTCCCTCTGCGAACTGTCTGGGCATCCTCTTTGGCTTGGTTGTTTGGCGGAGGCCCTGTTGTAGCATTTGCCATCATCTGGACAATGATGTCGGATGTgtcaacagaagaagaaag AGCGGCGATATTCTTCAGGTTCGGCGTGGCTAGCATGGGAGCCGATTTCGCCTCTAGTGCCGCCAGTTCCTGGTTGATGGCATTAGACCCATGGCTTCCTCTGTTGTTGGGCTGGGGTTTGGCTGTTGTTGGCATGTTCTTCGCCTTATCATTACCGGAAACGATGCGTGTAGGGTCATCGCAACCGTCTTGGAAGCAGCCGAGCATGGAGATGAGCCAAGTATCACCCGGGAACGCCGAGTATAAGGAAGTTCCCAGCAAGGAACAAGAACACGAGGTACTCAGCGATGAAGAGACCctccaaggggaagaagcttCTTTCACCGCGAAAGCAGCACGACCAACCTTCTTCGCTTCGGCGAAACAACGGTCGCGAGCCTATTTCGCGCCGTATTCCTTCATTTTCAGAAACAAGCAGATCATGCTCCTCCTTACCGCGTTTCTTGTCTATCGACTGAGCCGTGGCTCGTCCTGGTTTTTGGTCCAATACATCTCCACCCGTTACAAGTGGACCCTGGCAGAAGCGAACTTCCTCATGTCATTCAAGCCGGCCTTGACCATCCCATTGTTCCTGTTCATCCTACCGGCTATTTCACGACAACTTCTCAAAACCATGAAGCCGACCCAGAAAGACCTGCAGCTCATGCGCATCAGTATTGGGCTGTTGGCGGTCGGAACGTTGGGAATCGGCCTTTCACCGAGCGTGGCGATGTTGATTCCCAGTCTGCTAGTTCAGACATCCGGGTCTGGATTTGTCTTCCTGACTCGTGCTCTCATTACCACGTTGGTGAATCGGGAAGAAACAGCCCGTCTCTTCACCATTATTGAGGTCCTGCAATCAGTGGGCAATGTCATTGCCAGTTTGTCCATCACCACAGTGTTCCAAATTGGACTGGAACTTGGAGGGGCTTGGATCGGTCTGGCCTGGATGATGACTGCGACAGCCTTCACTTTGGTAGGCGTCGCTATCTGGATGTTCCGGATTCCTTCTCGTCAGTCGGATGACAaggtagaggaagagaatgtGGTGTTTTGA
- a CDS encoding putative protein kinase (COG:T;~EggNog:ENOG410PFW7;~InterPro:IPR000719,IPR011009,IPR008271;~PFAM:PF07714,PF00069;~go_function: GO:0004672 - protein kinase activity [Evidence IEA];~go_function: GO:0005524 - ATP binding [Evidence IEA];~go_process: GO:0006468 - protein phosphorylation [Evidence IEA]), producing MVHSDSAQPTDRSGSTVHQPQLHEANNPTASDDNEIGAPSAIVPGQGSFHTPPLYIEKSPAEGLQDVTLQHYSHPHHLPSLQIRTDLSNASQMSPPREPESFVHHSISSSSLPRRTPSLRGLFAGPPTSAGSLTLSPASLISSPQLMAMGDITPLPSPIGGMSPWKLPRRNSQSLSRTPSTTSRSGSSLGLRLSDSSQMLGACESRPRSRQYMLPDKLSETPIETPIVSPTKPRQGSGSKHSRNRSLSEYVPPGRAIPVKPRPIAVSGPGMPPGITASVSTDSKTNNNSNNLHREEYLAVHRGIALPTVRPPTPPRSSRSGSDERDDEPVITPLAAGPDEIYSVRSVRTQQRRKYRKIRQLGQGTFSQVSLAARIERRESDDETMFSSLQDVNLVTQKLVAVKIIEYGPAGGADEERLEVSLKREVDILKSVNHPSLVQLKAFGSDEKRALLVLDYCPGGDLFDVASSSPRPMSPQLIRRIFAELVGAVCYLHANFIVHRDIKLENVLVNLPMQAIETITDWRTYDRAVITLSDLGLSRRIPEPPESPLLQTRCGSEDYAAPEILMGQPYDGRSTDAWALGVLLYAMMENRLPFDALPGTRGDPAKLRARTPHRIARVEWSWYRYADSDDEWDPEKGKDLEGARDCVEGLLKRNTKRKSLDEIASMSWVKEAIDIPGELKRGDKEVP from the exons ATGGTCCATTCGGATTCGGCCCAACCGACCGATAGGTCAGGATCTACCGTTCACCAACCACAGTTACACGAAGCCAACAACCCAACGGCTTCGGATGACAATGAAATTGGTGCACCTTCTGCTATAGTCCCCGGTCAAGGGAGTTTTCATACTCCTCCGCTTTACATCGAAAAATCTCCTGCAGAGGGACTGCAGGATGTAACTCTGCAGCACTACTCACACCCCCATCATCTGCCTTCGCTTCAGATTCGCACGGATCTGTCAAACGCCAGCCAGATGAGCCCGCCAAGGGAACCTGAGTCATTCGTGCATCACAGCATCTCGTCCAGCAGTCTCCCCCGGCGCACTCCAAGCCTGCGCGGTCTGTTCGCCGGCCCTCCAACCAGCGCAGGATCTTTGACTTTGTCTCCAGCCTCGCTCATATCTTCCCCTCAACTCATGGCCATGGGAGACATCACGCCTTTGCCATCGCCCATCGGTGGCATGTCGCCATGGAAACTGCCACGGCGCAATTCCCAGTCTTTGTCTCGGACGCCTTCGACAACCTCTCGCAGCGGTTCCAGTCTCGGTTTGCGACTAAGCGATTCCTCTCAAATGCTCGGTGCTTGCGAATCCCGGCCACGAAGCAGGCAATACATGCTCCCTGACAAGCTGTCCGAAACACCGATTGAGACGCCCATCGTGTCTCCGACAAAACCACGTCAAGGATCTGGGTCAAAGCATTCTCGCAACCGCAGCTTAAGCGAGTATGTACCTCCCGGTCGCGCTATCCCGGTCAAGCCACGGCCGATTGCAGTTTCAGGACCAGGAATGCCCCCGGGGATCACTGCATCTGTCAGCACCGACTCGAAGacgaacaacaacagcaataATCTTCATCGCGAAGAGTATCTGGCCGTCCACCGTGGGATCGCGTTGCCCACTGTCCGCCCTCCTACGCCTCCTCGCAGCAGTCGCAGTGGCTCCGATGAACGCGATGACGAACCCGTTATAACACCGTTGGCAGCTGGCCCTGATGAGATATACTCGGTACGCTCTGTGCGCACACAACAACGTCGCAAGTACCGCAAGATACGTCAGTTAGGTCAGGGAACATTCAGTCAAGTCTCCCTCGCGGCACGTATAGAAAGACGAGAAAGCGACGACGAAACCATGTTTTCCAGTCTTCAAGATGTGAATTTGGTAACACAGAAGCTTGTTGCAGTCAAGATTATCGAGTATGGACCGGCCGGTGGTGCAGATGAGGAGCGCTTGGAAGTTTCCCTCAAGCGCGAGGTAGACATACTCAAATCTGTCAATCATCCGTCGCTGGTGCAATTGAAAGCATTTGGTAGCGACGAGAAGCGCGCGCTATTGGTTCTCGACTACTGTCCCGGAGGTGACCTCTTTGACGTGGCATCGTCGAGTCCACGGCCCATGAGTCCGCAACTCATTCGTCGTATTTTTGCCGAATTGGTGGGGGCTGTGTGCTACCTGCATGCAAATTTCATTGTGCACCGCGACATCAAACTTGAGA ACGTGCTTGTCAACCTGCCGATGCAAGCGATAGAGACGATCACGGATTGGCGCACATACGATCGAGCCGTCATCACCCTCAGCGATCTGGGTCTGTCCCGACGAATACCCGAGCCTCCCGAAAGCCCTTTGCTTCAGACCCGTTGTGGCAGTGAGGACTACGCAGCCCCTGAGATCTTGATGGGACAGCCATATGATGGACGATCAACAGATGCTTGGGCTTTGGGAGTGTTGTTATACGCTATGATGGAAAATCGGCTCCCGTTCGACGCATTGCCGGGCACCCGAGGCGACCCTGCCAAACTCCGCGCGCGAACGCCCCACCGCATCGCACGAGTCGAGTGGTCCTGGTACCGATATGccgacagcgacgacgaaTGGGATCCTGAAAAAGGCAAGGACCTCGAAGGCGCCCGCGATTGTGTCGAGGGGCTATTGAAACGCAATACGAAACGAAAAAGTCTGGATGAGATCGCGTCGATGTCGTGGGTTAAGGAGGCGATCGACATACCCGGCGAACTAAAGAGGGGGGATAAGGAAGTGCCATAG
- a CDS encoding lysophosphatidic acid acyltransferase LOA1 (COG:I;~EggNog:ENOG410PHRX;~TransMembrane:2 (o30-55i67-85o)), producing the protein MERFTQFRDRGTGVSPFFPTPRPSLSYPQWILRIFLFCVRLPFFIPVCIGYFLLFQWLPITSLGRKAALWCILGVPSIWWVDLQVDGVRKGTLNNDRHQNRLPGPGSIIASSFTSPIDALYLAAVFDPIFVSCYPSTREVEQLSVWQAILRAFALPQAKPQPKARTVDLKTIMRKYPGRPIALFPECTTTNGQGVLPLSPVLASAPHKTKIFPVALRYEPKDVVTPVPGSYITFLWSLLGRPTHYIKVRIGQAVVGVAADELPTHDATMFDPSASENGYPHDRDDERPFSETSVMVLEEQVPNYVGDSLARLGRARRVAVTAPQKLEFVKLWKKSYWTW; encoded by the exons ATGGAGAGATTTACCCAATTTCGCGATCGAG GAACGGGTGTCTCACCCTTCTTCCCGACTCCTCGTCCATCGCTCAGCTACCCTCAGTGGATACTACgaatcttcctcttctgcgtcCGTCTCCCGTTCTTCATACCCGTCTGCATCGGCTACTTCCTGCTTTTTCAATGGCTCCCGATCACATCGCTGGGAAGGAAGGCCGCTCTGTGGTGTATCCTAGGCGTGCCCAGCATCTGGTGGGTTGATCTTCAAGTGGACGGAGTGAGGAAAGG AACTCTCAACAACGACCGGCACCAGAACCGTCTACCCGGGCCCGGATCCATCAttgcctcctccttcacctccccaatTGACGCGCTCTACCTAGCCGCTGTATTTGACCCTATCTTCGTGTCCTGTTATCCCTCCACACGCGAAGTCGAACAACTATCCGTCTGGCAAGCAATTCTTCGCGCCTTCGCTCTCCCGCAAGCAAAACCCCAGCCCAAAGCCCGTACCGTCGATCTAAAAACCATCATGCGGAAGTACCCCGGCCGCCCTATTGCCTTGTTCCCTGAGTGCACGACCACCAACGGACAGGGCGTGTTGCCGCTGAGCCCCGTGCTGGCGAGCGCTCCTCACAAGACGAAGATCTTCCCTGTGGCTTTGCGGTATGAGCCTAAAGACGTGGTGACTCCGGTCCCCGGGTCGTATATTACTTTCCTGTGGAGTCTGCTGGGTCGACCGACGCATTACATTAAGGTGCGCATTGGACAGGCAGTCGTGGGTGTCGCTGCGGATGAACTGCCAACGCATGACGCTACCATGTTTGATCCTAGTGCTTCGGAAAACGGATACCCTCATGACCGAGACGATGAACGGCCCTTCAGTGAGACTTCCGTGATGGTGCTCGAAGAGCAGGTGCCGAACTATGTAGGGGATTCGCTGGCTCGCCTTGGCAGAGCCAGACGTGTAGCCGTGACGGCGCCGCAAAAGTTGGAATTTGTGAAGTTGTGGAAGAAGTCATATTGGACATGGTAA
- a CDS encoding uncharacterized protein (COG:S;~EggNog:ENOG410PPKR;~InterPro:IPR010730;~PFAM:PF06985) — protein MFKNKHKFELPSLDRGRSSDKELSVSILPAADDNSVVESPTVGQVTSANEMLGSLRNPPTDTSNVSNDNEPRDNKSNGSTSEAEKVITRDEVLGSIRDAAMKSRLVMGAKELRESANSEMAKVKGILSKDNSSNDEKLRGLLHLILRSSTEPRLYNDYLDKSMDEDSDILISSFGGQVDDISVPLRMFDLDTMNLVDTGFFGEEDQYCMLSHSWKGAEIDYALVCEAQRAEEAPGGLTGYNDVDAVLALCDQKINTIAGKLRKLLQERPDAGTSIRQLLVTSLRVSMLERDVVDTKQKRTVENANKRQADLEQTNYQKLLDFLKEVKSLQSLAKQQEDAEERAKQAAENYSRAERDYASEKIRISRYRSNRQLSYEMDDLVRALQHRRSARKLQKSISRARDIFQSRPFFETGRRYIWLDNCCINKRQDAELSESLARMGEWYANADFCLVHLDTPWDNREWLDEWDLWCKSKGNNEEGEPDHTEDSDVVSTAMKTTPRCQPVSRFSEVREWKPTWATRGWTLQELVLSKMTFYANADWKLLSRPVDSLGSYYHFCPFIDFYTKNLSYVDAEALKLVDRVREVIAAAEENGTIENTKTSLVAPGEAEETIGAESIIQALRLFGYAAPKNLDKQTARARIGYSVQLVVEAFKDKPSYTDPEHDIREQILADISEHYNGLEREKAVRRTISLLLVALAHKAIKSIRDDRKTIAEFSNVEGLSSWWDGTERSRFSAHSVMMLASHRQCTKAIDKAYSLMGVLGVQFPAFPAEGLTKALSRLMDEVVVTSNDVSVFNWTGKYNGSPIRGRSLYASNIDAFYTESRFDVNGELVGIFRNDRTKTLTIAKGITDMLLDASNFVSTFKQTEETISLLLEMVKFIRENDSQNLESLLDFPDLVETLANAGDYARKTRSEEDAKQDENVQKSDTPVTPQTPQARGTPGIGRKKSWGVKLPNLHKGNPFTGDKAAEKEKAAENAKKAEQFEAEIKSVVGRALKSDPARRDNKTSVGNEKPPSESKESGAQAIRISKCDEQIICPNPIVVNSSGIKGVFDIQRIVVNMLQPEELRAKVKNAASDKEMIDGWCTISTGFTLTMVAFCCERKVLERQLDLVEVIEQTILKEAAPANTNTPAQGVDTDADAQPTNPKSQQNKRTNGEGPAPDPASSQETDNVDRDSRPKLKNYGSSAEQRRVSRMIDFVTEPNLHAIAGEWVLARFSGTPGAQWFLCRLELGTGNEFYARRIATDKFNFSNAVPEKGLVEFWHNFMHKKKLVMCDMLDHYLDAQKAGTYATWFHETLKESFSWGDSSDDEDEPQQSKQARAKQPAPDGSTTLTSTAKTLKMIGWGIRFFYDKYYAEYLEDRLTEMALAKIPVNLHAAIKDLHADKVLLPVMFHSGRDVHFF, from the exons ATGTTCAAGAACAAGCACAAGTTCGAACTACCGTCGTTGGACCGCGGACGTTCATCGGACAAGGAGCTCTCTGTATCTATCTTGCCTGCTGCCGACGATAACTCCGTCGTCGAATCTCCAACAGTAGGCCAAGTCACTTCAGCGAATGAAATGCTGGGTAGTCTACGGAATCCACCAACCGACACGAGCAACGTTAGCAACGACAATGAACCAAGAGACAACAAATCGAACGGCTCTACATCGGAAGCAGAAAAGGTCATCACCAGAGATGAAGTCCTAGGCAGCATACGCGATGCCGCCATGAAGTCGCGCCTCGTTATGGGCGCCAAGGAACTGAGAGAATCCGCAAACAGTGAAATGGCCAAGGTCAAAGGCATCCTGTCAAAAGACAATAGCTCCAACGACGAAAAGCTAAgaggtcttcttcatcttatcCTGAGGTCTAGCACAGAGCCTAGACTGTACAACGACTACTTGGACAAGTCGATGGACGAAGATTCCGACATCCTGATCAGCTCATTTGGTGGACAAGTAGATGACATCTCAGTCCCCCTCCGCATGTTTGACTTGGATACCATGAACTTGGTTGATACGGGTTtctttggagaggaagatcagTACTGCATGCTGTCCCATAGTTGGAAAGGTGCAGAAATTGACTATGCGCTTGTGTGCGAAGCCCAGCGTGCTGAAGAGGCACCGGGAGGGCTGACTGGGTACAATGATGTGGATGCGGTTCTCGCCCTCTGCGACCAGAAGATCAATACAATCGCAGGTAAATTGCGCAAGTTGTTACAGGAGAGACCAGATGCAGGAACATCAATCCGGCAATTGCTCGTGACGTCTCTTAGAGTATCCATGCTAGAAAGAGATGTGGTTGATACCAAGCAAAAGCGGACTGTTGAGAATGCAAACAAGAGACAGGCAGATCTGGAGCAAACCAACTACCAGAAATTGCTAGACTTCCTGAAAGAAGTTAAGAGTCTACAAAGCCTAGCgaagcaacaagaagatgcAGAGGAGAGGGCCAAGCAGGCAGCGGAAAATTACTCCCGCGCTGAGCGTGATTACGCATCAGAGAAAATCAGAATCTCGAGATACCGATCGAACCGCCAGTTGTCTTATGAGATGGACGATTTGGTTAGGGCCTTGCAGCATAGGAGGTCGGCACGGAAGCTTCAAAAGTCTATCAGCCGTGCGCGAGATATCTTCCAGAGTAGACCCTTCTTCGAGACAGGTAGACGATATATCTGGCTGGATAACTGCTGTATCAACAAGCGACAGGACGCTGAATTGAGTGAGTCTTTAGCACGCATGGGAGAGTGGTACGCAAATGCAGACTTTTGCCTGGTTCACCTGGATACTCCGTGGGACAACCGGGAATGGTTGGATGAATGGGACCTGTGGTGCAAAAGCAAAGGCAATAATGAAGAGGGGGAACCGGATCACACCGAGGATAGCGACGTGGTCAGTACAGCTATGAAGACAACGCCTAGATGTCAGCCTGTCTCGCGCTTTAGCGAAGTCAGAGAGTGGAAGCCAACATGGGCTACCAGAGGCTGGACACTGCAGGAATTGGTCCTCAGCAAAATGACATTCTATGCCAATGCAGACTGGAAGTTGCTGTCGCGACCGGTTGACAGTTTGGGGAGCTACTATCACTTTTGCCCTTTCATTGACTTTTACACCAAGAATCTCAGTTACGTCGATGCCGAGGCACTGAAACTTGTCGACCGTGTACGGGAAGTGATAGCAGCCGCAGAGGAAAATGGAACGATTGAGAATACAAAGACCAGTTTAGTCGCACCGGGTGAGGCTGAAGAG ACTATTGGTGCAGAGAGCATAATCCAGGCTCTGAGGCTATTTGGATATGCCGCGCCCAAGAACTTGGATAAGCAAACAGCGAGAGCTCGTATCGGCTACTCTGTCCAACTCGTCGTTGAAGCATTCAAGGACAAGCCAAGCTACACAGACCCGGAACATGACATTAGAGAACAGATCTTGGCAGATATATCTGAGCACTATAATGGATTGGAACGGGAGAAGGCAGTGAGGCGAACAATAAGCCTGCTGCTTGTGGCCCTCGCACACAAGGCAATCAAATCCATCAGGGATGATCGTAAAACAATCGCCGAGTTCAGCAACGTCGAAGGCCTGAGCAGCTGGTGGGATGGCACGGAGAGGAGCCGTTTCTCTGCTCACAGTGTCATGATGCTGGCATCGCATCGACAGTGCACCAAGGCTATTGATAAGGCGTACTCGTTAATGGGTGTCCTTGGAGTGCAGTTCCCAGCGTTCCCAGCCGAGGGCCTTACCAAGGCCCTGTCTCGGCTcatggatgaggtggtggttacCTCCAACGATGTTTCTGTCTTCAACTGGACTGGCAAGTACAATGGTAGCCCTATACGCGGCCGGTCTTTGTACGCGTCGAATATTGACGCCTTCTACACCGAATCACGTTTCGATGTAAACGGCGAACTCGTCGGAATTTTCCGAAATGATCGTACCAAAACCCTGACTATCGCAAAAGGCATTACTGACATGCTGCTCGATGCCAGCAACTTCGTCTCAACATTCAAGCAGACCGAAGAAACGATCAGTTTGCTTCTAGAGATGGTCAAATTCATCAGGGAAAATGATAGCCAAAATCTGGAAAGCCTTCTAGATTTCCCAGACCTCGTCGAGACACTGGCAAATGCTGGCGATTATGCGCGGAAAACAAGGTCGGAAGAAGACGCGAAACAGGACGAGAATGTGCAAAAGTCCGACACACCCGTGACTCCCCAGACCCCCCAAGCACGTGGGACTCCGGGGatcggaaggaagaagtcaTGGGGAGTTAAGCTACCGAACCTTCACAAGGGGAATCCTTTCACGGGCGATAAGGcagcagagaaagagaaggcagCAGAGAACGCCAAGAAGGCAGAACAATTCGAAGCTGAGATCAAGAGTGTTGTTGGCAGGGCCTTAAAAAGTGATCCCGCGCGCAGAGATAACAAAACGTCAGTTGGAAACGAGAAACCCCCCAGTGAAAGCAAGGAATCTGGAGCGCAGGCCATTAGGATCAGCAAGTGTGACGAGCAGATCATCTGCCCGAACCCTATAGTCGTGAACAGCTCTGGAATCAAGGGCGTGTTTGACATTCAGCGCATTGTGGTCAATATGCTGCAGCCTGAAGAGCTTCGTGCGAAAGTCAAAAATGCCGCAAGTGACAAAGAGATGATTGATGGGTGGTGTACTATAAGTACTGGGTTTACTCTCACAATGGTAGCATTCTGCTGTGAGCGAAAGGTCCTTGAAAGGCAACTGGACTTGGTCGAAGTGATCGAGCAAACCATCCTCAAAGAAGCCGCCCCAGCCAACACGAACACGCCCGCACAGGGGGTTGACACTGATGCAGATGCACAGCCAACGAACCCAAAAAGCCAGCAAAACAAACGAACCAATGGTGAAGGTCCAGCACCGgatcctgcttcttcccaaGAAACAGACAACGTCGACCGTGACAGTCGGCCCAAGCTCAAAAACTACGGCTCTTCGGCAGAGCAGAGACGGGTTTCTCGCATGATTGACTTTGTCACAGAACCCAACCTCCACGCCATAGCTGGAGAATGGGTTCTGGCACGGTTCTCCGGCACGCCAGGGGCGCAATGGTTCCTTTGTCGATTGGAACTGGGAACCGGCAATGAATTCTACGCCCGCCGAATCGCCACGGACAAGTTCAATTTCTCCAATGCCGTTCCCGAGAAAGGTTTGGTCGAGTTTTGGCACAACTTCATgcacaagaagaagctggtgaTGTGCGATATGCTTGATCATTACCTCGATGCACAAAAAGCAGGGACGTACGCAACTTGGTTCCACGAAACCCTCAAGGAGAGCTTCTCCTGGGGTGATTCcagtgacgacgaagatgagccTCAGCAGAGCAAACAAGCGAGGGCAAAACAGCCAGCCCCGGATGGTAGTACCACCTTGACATCAACCGCCAAGACCTTGAAGATGATTGGCTGGGGGATCCGATTTTTCTACGATAAATACTATGCTGAATACTTGGAAGACCGTCTCACTGAAATGGCCTTGGCCAAGATACCGGTGAATCTCCACGCCGCGATCAAGGACCTGCACGCGGACAAGGTCCTTCTGCCGGTGATGTTTCACTCTGGAAGGGACGTGCATTTCTTCTAG